A region of Helicobacter sp. 12S02232-10 DNA encodes the following proteins:
- a CDS encoding F0F1 ATP synthase subunit A, whose amino-acid sequence MEHRLFTFASLINPDHDFIIGFYTILCALLAIIMGKIATSKMQVIPSGIQNFYETMIEGMLFLAKDVIGEKLARKYFPLAGTIAILVFFCNMIGIIPGFEAPTSSWSFTLVLALIVFFYYHYEGIKAQGLFHYIAHFMGPVKWLSPLMFPIEIISHFSRIISLSFRLFGNIKGDDMFLLVMLMLVPWIVPIAPFTILLFMGILQAFVFMILTYVYLAGAVLVKDQDQF is encoded by the coding sequence ATGGAACACCGACTCTTTACATTTGCAAGCTTGATCAATCCTGATCACGATTTTATCATCGGTTTTTATACCATCTTATGCGCACTTTTAGCCATCATTATGGGAAAAATCGCAACGAGCAAAATGCAAGTTATCCCATCAGGAATTCAAAATTTTTATGAAACAATGATTGAAGGAATGCTCTTTTTAGCAAAAGATGTGATTGGCGAAAAACTTGCTAGAAAATATTTTCCCTTGGCAGGAACCATTGCAATACTTGTATTTTTTTGCAATATGATCGGTATCATTCCAGGATTTGAAGCCCCCACATCAAGCTGGAGTTTCACTTTGGTACTAGCCTTAATCGTATTTTTTTACTACCATTATGAAGGGATCAAAGCTCAAGGCTTATTTCATTACATTGCCCATTTTATGGGTCCTGTAAAATGGCTTTCTCCTTTAATGTTCCCAATTGAAATCATTTCGCATTTTTCTAGAATCATCTCTTTGTCTTTTAGGCTTTTTGGAAATATCAAAGGCGATGATATGTTTTTGCTTGTTATGTTGATGCTTGTTCCTTGGATTGTTCCTATTGCACCTTTTACGATCCTTCTTTTTATGGGAATTTTACAGGCATTTGTCTTTATGATTTTGACTTATGTATATCTTGCTGGAGCTGTATTGGTAAAAGACCAAGATCAGTTCTAA
- a CDS encoding RDD family protein, producing MKNKPTKWRKIKSQKQHPLHTIPKKSFFFQTLKEIYAFARIKAFITDLFMIYTPILYIVTYLILGGATEFRHNQSSIFICVSLYGIISALFISISSQTPGLRYMNLMAVRTKGTKIGFLRALIRFFIWLIGVTFLIGLFTPFFRKDKKCLHDIVCDTIVIQKIKN from the coding sequence TTGAAAAACAAACCTACAAAATGGCGAAAAATCAAAAGCCAAAAACAACATCCTCTTCATACGATTCCTAAAAAATCTTTTTTTTTCCAAACTCTTAAAGAAATTTATGCTTTTGCACGCATCAAAGCTTTCATTACAGATCTTTTTATGATTTATACCCCTATTCTTTATATTGTGACTTATCTCATTTTGGGAGGGGCAACTGAATTTCGCCATAACCAAAGCAGTATTTTTATTTGCGTTTCTCTTTATGGTATTATTTCTGCGCTTTTTATTTCTATCTCTTCCCAAACACCAGGCTTGCGTTATATGAATCTTATGGCAGTTCGGACAAAAGGCACTAAGATAGGCTTTTTAAGAGCTTTGATTCGTTTTTTTATCTGGCTAATTGGAGTAACTTTTTTAATCGGACTTTTCACGCCGTTTTTTCGTAAAGATAAAAAATGCCTCCACGATATTGTGTGCGACACTATCGTGATACAAAAAATTAAAAATTAA
- a CDS encoding TaqI-like C-terminal specificity domain-containing protein, producing MLRGRDIKRYSYEWAGKWVINTHNGYKEDGISVAPVDINDYPCLKKHLDGFWQEISKRTDRGVTPYNLRNCAYMSEFYRQKIVYPCIMSKESNFTYDQNIFFAPAPANIITGDKKIIKYLISFLNSKLIYFAMRQFYMGGGIAGELKTNNLLKIPIPKIQESQQEKFIKIVDEILENKAQSKCSEAFEKTLDSMIYKLYNLSNEEIQIIENDFQ from the coding sequence ATTCTAAGAGGCAGAGATATCAAAAGATACTCTTATGAATGGGCAGGAAAGTGGGTAATCAATACCCATAACGGCTATAAAGAAGATGGTATTTCTGTGGCACCTGTTGATATTAATGACTATCCGTGTTTAAAAAAACATCTTGATGGTTTTTGGCAGGAGATTTCTAAAAGAACGGATAGGGGCGTTACGCCATATAACCTTAGGAATTGTGCTTATATGAGCGAATTTTATAGGCAGAAAATTGTTTATCCTTGCATAATGTCAAAGGAATCAAATTTCACCTATGACCAAAATATATTTTTTGCTCCAGCTCCAGCCAATATCATTACAGGAGATAAAAAGATTATAAAATATTTAATAAGTTTCTTGAACTCAAAACTCATTTATTTTGCTATGCGTCAATTTTATATGGGAGGGGGAATTGCAGGAGAATTAAAAACAAACAATTTGTTAAAAATCCCAATTCCTAAAATACAAGAATCACAGCAAGAAAAATTTATAAAAATCGTTGATGAAATTTTGGAAAACAAAGCACAAAGCAAATGTAGTGAGGCATTTGAAAAAACTTTGGATTCTATGATTTATAAACTTTATAATTTAAGCAATGAAGAAATTCAAATCATAGAGAATGATTTTCAATAA
- a CDS encoding master DNA invertase Mpi family serine-type recombinase, translating into MTYAYIRVSTEKQTAQNQRFELEKFAKLKGFEIHRFIEETISGTIALDNRKLGVLIRSLKQGDKLIVTELSRLGRSLLSVMGLLNMCMEKGITIYSIKENYELGDNINSKVLAFAFSLSAEIERQLISQRTKEALARKKAEGVVLGRPKGRKSRFECHPCYEAGKKILIWNDKGISHSKIAQKLGVHRDTLRRWFKLSGNEHLLKGKATPKNL; encoded by the coding sequence ATGACTTATGCATACATTAGAGTTTCGACAGAAAAACAAACCGCACAAAATCAAAGATTTGAATTAGAAAAATTTGCTAAACTCAAAGGCTTTGAAATACATCGCTTTATAGAAGAGACTATCAGTGGTACAATTGCATTAGACAACAGAAAGCTTGGGGTATTGATCCGTTCTTTGAAGCAAGGGGATAAGCTTATTGTGACAGAACTCTCTAGGCTTGGAAGAAGCTTGCTTTCTGTGATGGGTCTGCTAAATATGTGTATGGAAAAGGGAATCACCATTTATTCCATCAAAGAAAACTATGAATTAGGGGATAATATTAATTCAAAAGTCCTTGCCTTTGCTTTTTCTCTATCAGCTGAAATTGAACGCCAACTCATCTCCCAAAGAACAAAAGAGGCTTTAGCAAGGAAAAAAGCTGAAGGTGTAGTGTTGGGACGACCTAAAGGGAGAAAATCAAGATTCGAATGCCACCCTTGTTATGAAGCTGGAAAAAAGATACTGATTTGGAATGACAAAGGAATTAGCCATAGCAAAATTGCGCAAAAATTGGGCGTACATCGGGACACGTTGCGTAGATGGTTCAAACTTAGCGGTAATGAGCATTTACTGAAAGGAAAAGCTACCCCAAAAAACCTTTAG
- the frr gene encoding ribosome recycling factor, with protein MLKDIYNETREHMDKTLQSLRRDFTTLRSGKVSITILDNIKVNYYDTPTPLNQVGSVIAQDATTIVITPWEKNLLKDIERAIQEANIGVNPNSEGESIKLFFPPMTQDQRKEIAKEAKGMGEKAKVGIRNIRQDSNNQIKKLEKDKTITEDETKKGLDEIQKYTDEYVKKIDEMTKSKEEEVMKV; from the coding sequence ATGTTAAAAGATATTTACAATGAAACAAGAGAGCATATGGATAAAACCCTTCAATCTCTTCGTAGAGATTTCACCACGCTTAGAAGTGGCAAGGTCTCTATAACCATCTTAGATAACATCAAAGTCAATTATTATGATACCCCTACTCCACTCAATCAAGTGGGTTCTGTAATCGCTCAAGATGCAACCACTATCGTCATCACTCCTTGGGAAAAAAATCTATTAAAAGATATTGAAAGAGCGATTCAAGAAGCCAATATTGGGGTCAATCCAAATTCTGAGGGCGAATCCATAAAGTTATTTTTTCCACCAATGACTCAAGACCAAAGAAAAGAAATTGCCAAAGAAGCCAAAGGAATGGGCGAAAAGGCAAAAGTTGGTATTCGCAACATTAGACAGGATTCAAACAATCAAATCAAAAAACTCGAAAAAGATAAGACGATCACTGAAGATGAAACTAAAAAAGGACTTGATGAAATTCAAAAATATACTGATGAGTATGTCAAAAAGATTGATGAAATGACAAAAAGCAAAGAAGAAGAAGTGATGAAGGTTTAA
- a CDS encoding LPP20 family lipoprotein has product MMTKTYLIGILIAIGILAGCASKNKQVGNVEAYGLDNAPDWVLNNNQGLLSATGSAKIKNNNVGFATTQATNTARAEIASQIAVQIESKYKELATSTEDSLSQETVQAIRNSVNTTLSGSKRVKTWISKDGTLWVLVTVDHLDTKLLQENLAKSNALDKAAAKALSEAVDEIIDGQKTTK; this is encoded by the coding sequence ATGATGACAAAAACTTATCTGATTGGCATTCTTATCGCCATAGGGATTTTGGCTGGTTGTGCTTCAAAAAATAAACAAGTCGGAAACGTAGAGGCTTATGGTCTAGACAACGCCCCCGATTGGGTTTTAAACAATAATCAAGGCTTGCTTAGTGCCACAGGAAGTGCGAAAATAAAAAACAATAACGTCGGCTTTGCAACAACACAAGCTACCAATACTGCCCGAGCTGAAATTGCAAGTCAAATAGCTGTACAAATAGAGAGCAAATATAAAGAGCTTGCTACAAGCACAGAAGACAGTCTATCGCAAGAAACCGTGCAAGCGATTCGCAATAGCGTCAATACAACACTCTCAGGTTCAAAAAGAGTCAAAACTTGGATAAGCAAAGATGGCACACTATGGGTTTTAGTAACAGTCGATCATCTGGATACCAAACTTTTACAAGAAAATCTAGCTAAAAGTAATGCATTAGACAAGGCTGCAGCAAAAGCACTTTCAGAAGCTGTAGATGAAATCATAGACGGACAAAAAACGACTAAATAA
- a CDS encoding sulfurtransferase TusA family protein: protein MTKVLRTNGLVCPFPLVEAKKAMQEVGINEELIIYFDCTQATQSIPEWAAEEGYDVGDFTQIGNAEWKISIKKTK from the coding sequence ATGACAAAAGTATTACGCACAAATGGACTAGTATGCCCCTTTCCTCTAGTAGAAGCAAAAAAAGCAATGCAAGAAGTGGGAATAAATGAAGAACTGATTATTTATTTCGACTGTACGCAAGCAACGCAGAGTATTCCTGAATGGGCTGCAGAAGAAGGATATGATGTTGGAGATTTCACTCAAATAGGCAATGCAGAATGGAAAATTTCGATCAAAAAAACCAAGTAA
- the pyrE gene encoding orotate phosphoribosyltransferase: MALDIKKYYTDAQALLNGHFLLSSGNHSDHYLQSAKVLENPKIGEILGQALAKQIKEAGLLPDCVCSPALGGILAGYELARALGTRFIFTERVEGQMCLRRGFEIKKNEKILICEDIITTGGSALEAARCVEFQGGKVIAYAGLANRGFCQRIGSNLDKKPECRLPDDVPLFALEDFIFNMYDPKDCPLCKTGKDKAIKPGSRGN; encoded by the coding sequence ATGGCATTAGACATTAAAAAATACTATACAGACGCACAAGCATTGCTCAACGGGCATTTTCTTCTCAGTAGCGGGAATCATTCAGACCATTACCTTCAATCCGCCAAAGTGCTTGAAAATCCCAAGATAGGAGAAATTCTCGGACAAGCTCTTGCAAAACAAATAAAAGAAGCAGGACTACTCCCTGATTGCGTTTGTTCTCCAGCACTTGGAGGAATTCTAGCTGGTTACGAGCTTGCTAGAGCATTGGGAACAAGATTTATTTTTACCGAGCGCGTTGAAGGACAAATGTGTTTGCGTAGAGGTTTTGAAATAAAAAAGAATGAAAAAATCCTCATTTGTGAAGATATCATCACGACTGGAGGATCGGCATTAGAAGCAGCAAGATGTGTTGAATTTCAAGGTGGAAAAGTGATTGCCTATGCAGGTTTGGCAAATAGAGGCTTTTGTCAAAGAATAGGTTCAAATTTGGACAAAAAACCCGAATGCCGACTTCCTGATGATGTCCCTTTATTTGCTTTGGAGGATTTTATTTTCAATATGTATGATCCGAAAGATTGCCCATTGTGTAAAACAGGCAAAGATAAAGCCATTAAACCTGGAAGCAGAGGAAACTAG
- the trpS gene encoding tryptophan--tRNA ligase, producing MSKKRVFSGIQPTGQIHLGNYLGAVKNWVDSQDDYENIFCVVNSHAITTTQNPQELREKTFELAGMLLACGIDVKKSNLFIQSEIDEHPALSWILDCNISMGEMNRMTQFKDKSLKNSKNVNVGLFNYPALMAADILLYQTDGVPVGEDQKQHLELARNVAIKFNRDFGECFKIPEPMIPKVGARVMGLDDPDTKMSKSAKGANHAIFLLDTPEEILRKIKKAATDSQTAIVFDENRAGLYNLLSIYQIFTHQSKDEIEKDFEGKGYGEFKIALADVVIEALRPIRQEYVRLNAEKGYIAKILAEGADKVRPIARETYQKAKELIGLI from the coding sequence GTGAGTAAAAAAAGAGTGTTTTCAGGTATCCAGCCAACAGGGCAAATTCATTTGGGAAATTATTTGGGCGCAGTTAAAAATTGGGTTGATTCTCAAGATGATTATGAAAATATATTTTGTGTTGTCAATTCTCACGCCATCACGACAACGCAAAATCCTCAAGAACTTAGAGAAAAAACTTTTGAGCTTGCAGGGATGCTTTTGGCTTGCGGGATAGATGTTAAAAAATCAAACCTTTTTATTCAGAGTGAAATCGATGAGCATCCTGCTTTGTCTTGGATACTTGATTGTAATATTTCAATGGGTGAAATGAATCGAATGACTCAATTCAAAGACAAATCTTTAAAAAATTCCAAAAATGTAAATGTGGGACTTTTTAATTACCCTGCTTTGATGGCAGCAGACATTTTGCTTTATCAGACTGATGGGGTACCCGTGGGGGAAGATCAAAAGCAACATTTGGAGCTTGCAAGGAATGTTGCGATTAAATTTAATCGTGATTTTGGAGAATGTTTTAAAATCCCTGAACCTATGATTCCAAAAGTCGGGGCGAGGGTGATGGGACTTGATGATCCTGATACCAAAATGAGTAAATCAGCCAAAGGAGCCAACCACGCTATTTTTTTATTGGATACTCCTGAAGAAATTTTAAGAAAAATTAAAAAGGCTGCTACCGATTCTCAAACCGCTATTGTTTTTGATGAAAATCGTGCGGGTTTGTATAATTTATTGAGTATTTATCAAATTTTTACCCATCAAAGCAAGGATGAAATAGAAAAAGATTTTGAAGGCAAAGGGTATGGAGAATTTAAAATCGCACTTGCAGATGTTGTGATTGAAGCCCTCAGACCAATTCGGCAAGAATATGTGAGATTAAATGCCGAAAAAGGCTACATTGCCAAAATACTCGCTGAAGGAGCCGATAAAGTTCGACCTATAGCAAGGGAAACTTATCAAAAAGCTAAAGAACTTATCGGCTTGATTTGA
- a CDS encoding MqnA/MqnD/SBP family protein, with the protein MICVAHSPDADDLFMYYAIVFGWVGSSLGQRFENVALDIQTLNAAAIKGTYDVSAISFGAYPFIRENFALLRTGVSFGQGYGPKLIKKKTTHLKKNFKVALSGQHTTNAIIFRLAYPQAKIVYKNFLEIESAVINGEVDAGVLIHESILNFDSSLVVEREIWDIWHEFCGAELPLPLGGMALRRSISLNQAIDIESTLTKAVEVAVKNKKILSKMLLERGVIRVNEKELDTYLNLYANNDSISLNDMQKQGIDKLFELGFQAEIYDILMRCEDYFIPTEYQDLRFS; encoded by the coding sequence ATGATTTGTGTGGCTCATAGCCCTGATGCGGACGATTTGTTTATGTATTATGCGATTGTGTTTGGTTGGGTGGGCAGCTCTTTGGGGCAAAGGTTTGAAAATGTGGCTTTAGACATACAAACTCTAAATGCTGCAGCCATAAAAGGGACTTATGATGTGAGTGCGATCTCTTTTGGAGCATATCCTTTTATCAGAGAGAATTTTGCTCTTTTGCGCACAGGGGTGAGTTTTGGGCAAGGTTATGGTCCCAAACTCATCAAAAAGAAAACCACACATTTAAAGAAAAATTTTAAAGTTGCCTTGAGTGGCCAACATACGACAAATGCGATTATCTTTCGTCTTGCTTACCCACAGGCAAAAATCGTCTATAAAAATTTCCTTGAGATTGAAAGCGCCGTTATAAACGGAGAGGTTGATGCGGGCGTATTGATCCACGAGTCTATTTTAAATTTTGATTCTTCTCTTGTGGTGGAGAGAGAGATTTGGGATATATGGCACGAATTTTGTGGCGCAGAACTTCCCTTGCCTTTGGGCGGAATGGCACTTAGGCGCTCAATCTCTCTTAATCAAGCAATTGATATTGAATCTACTCTTACCAAAGCTGTGGAGGTGGCGGTTAAAAATAAAAAAATTCTCTCAAAAATGCTTTTAGAACGAGGCGTGATTCGCGTGAATGAAAAAGAATTGGATACTTATTTGAATCTTTATGCCAATAATGATTCAATCAGTTTGAATGATATGCAAAAGCAAGGCATTGATAAACTTTTTGAGTTAGGATTTCAGGCAGAGATTTATGATATTTTGATGCGATGTGAGGATTATTTTATCCCCACGGAGTATCAGGATTTAAGGTTTTCTTAA
- a CDS encoding thiamine phosphate synthase: MIQTLFESYFITSPLLYPNHSYEIFKQNLKNIFHHHSIQKACFRDDSKNIPIDLIKIFSEYCLQNNIESFINLAKTNLSFEYAQKYGFQGVHIKGTELNYAKILSDKKIKTFYSAHQDKEVFQAIEYGVDFVVISPIFQTPGKPKPLGLKYLDRFDSNTKKYLFALGGIVSQKEVDIIKTKGLRGFASIRYFLNN, from the coding sequence ATGATTCAAACCCTGTTTGAAAGCTATTTCATCACTTCTCCGCTTCTTTATCCAAATCATTCATATGAAATCTTTAAGCAAAATCTAAAAAATATTTTTCATCACCATTCAATCCAAAAAGCGTGTTTTAGAGACGATTCTAAAAATATCCCAATCGATTTAATTAAGATATTTTCTGAATATTGTCTTCAAAACAATATCGAAAGCTTCATCAATCTCGCTAAAACAAATCTAAGTTTTGAATATGCCCAAAAATATGGATTTCAAGGCGTTCATATCAAAGGCACTGAACTCAATTATGCAAAAATCCTTTCTGATAAAAAAATAAAAACTTTCTATAGTGCCCATCAGGATAAAGAAGTGTTCCAAGCCATAGAATATGGGGTTGATTTCGTTGTTATCAGTCCTATATTTCAAACACCAGGAAAACCAAAACCTTTAGGTTTAAAATACCTTGATAGATTTGATTCCAATACTAAAAAATACTTATTTGCACTCGGAGGCATTGTAAGCCAAAAAGAAGTCGATATCATCAAAACAAAAGGTTTGAGAGGATTTGCATCAATACGATATTTTTTAAACAATTAA
- a CDS encoding NAD(P)H-dependent oxidoreductase → MKTLILLTHPNLKESKINKTLTQSIQNTPNITLHDLYATYSDGKINASKEIELLKTHDKIVFEFPLFWFSSPSLLKEYEDVVFSGVLYGSEPKMLQGKIFQIITSAGSPEEKYRSDGRNQKNLEEILLPFQMSASYLGMQTNPIFCVYNAMNITDASLAEAKEAYKKLLLS, encoded by the coding sequence ATGAAAACGCTTATTCTATTGACTCACCCCAATTTAAAGGAGTCCAAGATCAACAAAACGCTTACTCAAAGTATTCAAAACACTCCAAATATCACCTTGCACGATCTTTATGCGACCTACTCTGATGGAAAAATTAATGCCTCTAAAGAAATAGAATTGCTCAAGACCCACGATAAAATCGTGTTTGAATTCCCACTTTTTTGGTTCAGTAGTCCAAGTTTGCTTAAAGAATATGAAGATGTTGTTTTTAGTGGCGTGTTATATGGATCTGAACCCAAAATGCTACAAGGAAAAATCTTTCAAATCATCACTTCTGCTGGAAGCCCTGAAGAAAAATATCGCTCCGATGGAAGGAACCAAAAAAATCTTGAAGAAATCTTGCTTCCCTTCCAAATGTCAGCAAGTTATCTTGGAATGCAAACCAATCCAATATTTTGCGTCTATAACGCGATGAATATCACAGACGCTTCGCTCGCAGAAGCAAAAGAAGCTTACAAAAAACTGCTTTTATCTTGA
- a CDS encoding methyltransferase domain-containing protein: MYKNIRNSFSKSARTYQENALIQTLVAAKLLNVLGLKNIDSLIDIGCGSGNLALQIQKSGILVNHFIGVDMAEEMLAHHPKKIECIQNISLFCEDFEKFSFQKYEVGIAASSLQWAKDLETMLARIAKSCSKVAFGIYTNKSLDSLHSFLGTCSPLKSKESLKAILEKYFKGEIWVEHLEQKFQSRSDFLKHLKGLGLLGGGALNYTEAKRFKESVPYEKAEYEILMLVGVSK; encoded by the coding sequence ATGTATAAAAATATTCGAAATTCATTTTCTAAATCGGCACGCACTTATCAGGAAAATGCTTTGATTCAAACTCTAGTTGCTGCAAAACTTTTGAATGTGCTTGGTTTGAAAAATATTGATTCTTTGATTGATATAGGTTGTGGTAGTGGGAATCTTGCGCTCCAAATTCAAAAATCAGGCATTTTGGTGAATCATTTTATTGGCGTGGATATGGCAGAGGAAATGTTAGCCCATCATCCCAAAAAAATCGAATGCATTCAAAATATCTCGCTTTTCTGCGAAGATTTTGAAAAATTTTCTTTCCAAAAATATGAGGTAGGTATTGCGGCTTCATCTTTGCAGTGGGCAAAAGATTTGGAAACTATGCTGGCTCGCATTGCAAAATCTTGCTCCAAAGTTGCATTTGGGATTTATACAAATAAAAGTTTAGATTCATTGCATTCTTTTTTGGGTACTTGCTCTCCTCTTAAGAGCAAGGAAAGCTTAAAGGCGATTTTAGAAAAATATTTCAAAGGGGAGATATGGGTGGAGCATTTGGAACAAAAATTTCAATCTCGTTCAGATTTTTTAAAACATTTGAAAGGTTTGGGACTTTTAGGAGGTGGGGCATTGAATTATACGGAAGCAAAACGCTTTAAAGAAAGCGTCCCGTATGAAAAAGCCGAATATGAAATTTTGATGTTAGTAGGTGTTTCAAAATAA
- a CDS encoding winged helix-turn-helix transcriptional regulator yields the protein MKQSKKYEIDDYCAIAYFGKIFNDRWKLYIVYKLLNGEKRFKELREFFEPYMTQKTLCMKLKELEEAKIIDREVFTEIPPRVEYRLGNKGKELADILECISKWGSSYTLSK from the coding sequence ATGAAACAAAGTAAGAAATACGAAATTGATGATTATTGTGCTATCGCTTATTTTGGCAAGATTTTTAATGATCGATGGAAGCTTTATATCGTATATAAACTTTTGAATGGAGAAAAACGATTTAAAGAACTTCGAGAGTTTTTTGAGCCTTATATGACACAAAAAACCCTTTGTATGAAACTAAAAGAACTCGAAGAGGCAAAAATTATCGATCGTGAAGTATTTACAGAAATTCCCCCACGCGTGGAGTATCGTCTGGGAAATAAGGGCAAAGAGCTTGCAGATATTTTAGAGTGCATTTCTAAATGGGGCAGTTCTTATACACTCTCTAAATGA